Genomic window (Achromobacter sp. B7):
GTCGAAGAAGTGCGTGTAGTTGATGCCCACGCCGATGTACGGCTGGATCATGCTGTCGGGCAGGATGTGCCATTGCAGGCTCAGGGTCGGGGGCAGTTGCTTGCTGGATCCGATCTTGCCCAAACCGCTGCCGCTGACGTCATGCTGGAACGGCCACGCGCCCAGCAGTTCGATGCCGATGTTGCGCGTCACCATGTAGCCCAGCGTGAAGCTCGGGCGTACGTTGTTGTTCGCGTCCAGCTTGACGCTGCCGTCCAGCACCGTGCCGTTGTTGGAAGCGGGGCGCACCTGCGTCACGCCCACTCGGAACAGCACGTCGCCCGCTTCATGCGCCTGCGCCGGGGCAGCCAGTGAGCCGGCGGCGATCAGTGCGGCAATGGCGGTGGCGCGGATACGCCCGTTCAGCGAAAACATTTTTCTTCTCCGATCTTTCCGTAAGGTGAGGCCACAGGTTCTCAGACCCGGCGCAAGGCCAGATTGATGTGTGTCAAACCGTTAAAAGATGCGGAATGCGACGTGGTGGCGCGGCAACAGCGGGGAGACTAATGCGGTCTCGTTCGCCGCCTTCAATGACATTCCCCGCCTTCAATGACATTCGCCGCCTTCAATGACATTCGCCGCCTTGGCGCTGGGGCGCGCAGGCGGCGAATGGGGTCTTGCGTAGGTGTTGCGTGGGTCTTGCGTTGCCGGAAGATCAGCGCGGCAGTTCGGTGCTGCCCATCAGGAATTCATCGACCGAGCGCGCGCACTGGCGGCCTTCGCGGATGGCCCAGACCACCAGCGATTGGCCTCGGCGCATGTCGCCCGCGGCAAAAACCTTTTCGACGTTGGTGCGGTAGTCGTCGGTGTTGGCACGCACGTTGCCGCGCGCATCGCGATCCACGCCGAACGCATCCAGCACGGTCTGCACCGGTGATACGAAGCCCATGGCCAGCAGCACCAAGTCAGCCTTGATCTCGAATTCCGATCCTTCGACTTCGCGCATCTTCATCTGGCCCGTGGCTTCGTCCTTGAACCACTCGACGCGCGCGCCGACCAGCTTTTCGACCTTGCCGTTGCTGCCCTTGAGCAGCTTGGTGGTCACGGACCAATCGCGCTCGCAGCCCTCTTCGTGCGAGGACGACGTGCGCATCTTCAGCGGCCAGTACGGCCAGGTCATCGTCTTGTTCTCGGACTCGGGCGGTTGCGGCATCAATTCAAATTGCGTGACCGAGGCCGCGCCATGGCGGTTGCTGGTGCCCACGCAATCCGAACCCGTATCGCCGCCGCCAATCACCACCACGTGCTTGCCCTTGGCCAGCGTCTGGTTCGTCAGGCGGTCACCCGCCACGGCCTTGTTCTGCTGGCGCAGGAAGTCCATGGCGAAGTACACGCCCGACAGCTCGCGGCCGGGAACCGGCAGATCGCGCGGCGTTTCCGAACCGCCCGTCATGACGATGGCGTCGAACTCCGCCTTCAGCGATTCCGGCGTGCGCACCGTCAGGCCATCGGCCACGGGGTCTTTCGGATTGCCGATGTAGGTGGACGGCGCGAACTCCACGCCCTCCGCTTCCATCTGCGAAATGCGGCGATCGATCTGATGCTTTTCCAGCTTGAAGTCGGGGATGCCGTAACGCAGCAGCCC
Coding sequences:
- a CDS encoding OmpW family protein — translated: MFSLNGRIRATAIAALIAAGSLAAPAQAHEAGDVLFRVGVTQVRPASNNGTVLDGSVKLDANNNVRPSFTLGYMVTRNIGIELLGAWPFQHDVSGSGLGKIGSSKQLPPTLSLQWHILPDSMIQPYIGVGINYTHFFDTQAEGALKGSDLKMGDSWGVAAQLGADFKINERWFMNADIRYIDIKSKVKLDGQHIGTARIDPWVATLSVGYRF
- a CDS encoding glutamate synthase subunit beta; the encoded protein is MGKITGFMEFQRLQEAAEAPQKRLKNWREFVLHLTDDQAKQQAARCMDCGIPFCNNGCPVNNIIPDWNDLVYKQDWRRALDVLHSTNNFPEFTGRICPAPCEAACTLNINSDAVGIKSIEHAIIDKGWSEGWVAPLVPARKTGKKVAVVGSGPAGMACAQQLARAGHSVTLFEKSDRIGGLLRYGIPDFKLEKHQIDRRISQMEAEGVEFAPSTYIGNPKDPVADGLTVRTPESLKAEFDAIVMTGGSETPRDLPVPGRELSGVYFAMDFLRQQNKAVAGDRLTNQTLAKGKHVVVIGGGDTGSDCVGTSNRHGAASVTQFELMPQPPESENKTMTWPYWPLKMRTSSSHEEGCERDWSVTTKLLKGSNGKVEKLVGARVEWFKDEATGQMKMREVEGSEFEIKADLVLLAMGFVSPVQTVLDAFGVDRDARGNVRANTDDYRTNVEKVFAAGDMRRGQSLVVWAIREGRQCARSVDEFLMGSTELPR